Genomic DNA from Hordeum vulgare subsp. vulgare chromosome 2H, MorexV3_pseudomolecules_assembly, whole genome shotgun sequence:
CTTCACCATGACCCAACATCTCAACGGACCGAGGGTTTACATATAACAGAGGGTTTTTTTCCTAAACAAAACACATTGCATGTACAAACATAAGACAGGCTAAAAATGATTTAATTATTTTCAGATAACAGAAGCTCAGATCAGCTCCCTAAGAATCCATCATAACACACGTATTTAACAAAAACTAACAATAACTAAGCTACATtaaaaaaatactccctccgtccggaaatacttgtcttaGAGATGAatctatctagacttattttagttatagatacattcattatattcatttctaggacaagtatttccggacggagggagtactacatatGATCTTCATCACGAGACAACTAAACTTATAAATTGAAAGGCACAATCATGCGTAATAGACAACTGATTTCTGCTATCTCTACTACATGGATCGAGCTTTCTTTGTATACATCTTGTGTCGGGGATCATTTGTAGACAGCCCGCTTGCTAGTAAATCCCACCTCTTCTCAATAAATTCTCGAACAAACTCCATGTCAATCAACCCACCTATTATTTTCTGGCGAATGTCTGCAAAATAATTATTAGAAATGTTGTCAATTATACATTTCAAACAAGGCGGTGAGCCAATCAACTTTCAATCTCATAACTTTTGTGGTGAATAAGATAAAATGTCTGTGAGAATCAAGAAAATGCTGGAGGATGCCCAACTTTTCTCCAACGTTGACAAAAGAATATGTTGCATGATGCTTTTGGGATAAAAGTTGAGTTGTACAAGATGATGCCTTTGATCGAATGAACATAGTAAAAGATAGCATATTCTAAGTGGAATAAAAAATATTATGGTCTCCGTGGAGACGACCAACACGCGGGAGCCTAATCCCCATGAGGCGTCATACTTGCCGGTAACCTCGATGCCGGTGGTTCGTGACCGGCACATGCTCCGCCGAGGAGGAGACGTTGGTATCGAGACTGCTGGGCGGGGAGGGGTGGTCAAACCCGGGGCTGGGGCTGGGATACTCGGTGCTGTACTCCGGGCTGGGCAGCGCCACCTTCCTGATCCGCTCCGTCTGGACCGTGTAGGTCGACGACGACCCGGACCATCCATAGTCCGACACCGGCATGCAGCCGACGGAGCTGAGCGTGCCATCCCGCGGCCCGTCGTTGAGGGTCTCCAGCGAGACTTCCCCCTGCAGTGCCTTAACGACCTGGCTCATCTTGGGGCGTCTCCTGGCGGCGTGGCGAATGCAGGCGGCGGCGCAGGCGACGACGCGCGCAGCTTCCGTCTTGTTGTAGTCGCCGTCCAACCGCTCGTCGACGAGCTTGTCATAGTCGCCGTCCGCCAAGGCGCGCGAGAGGGCCGGTCGAGCCTGCAGGATGCAAATAAATGTTAGACGACCAGGAGCAGGCAGGCAGTGAAGACCGGAGGGTACGTACCCAGTCCATGAGGCAGTCCTCCGCGCCGTAGGACGCGCGGTCCGCCGGCCGCCGGCCGGTGAGCAACTCGAGCAGCATGATGCTGTACGAGAAGACGTCTGACTTCTCCGTTAGCTTGCCGCTGGAGGCGTACTCGGGAGCCAGGTACCCGAACGTGCCCATGACGCGCGTCGAGACGTGCGTGTCGTTGCTGTGGCTCAGCTTGGCCAGCCCGAAATCTGCAACCTGAATGATTCTATTTCAAACACGATTAAGGTGCTTCTGTTCTGTCATCTTGGTTGCACGATTGATCTATCAAATTTAACCCACGTGGCATCGAGGTTACCGGCAAATCCCCCTTCTATACTGGTTTCACGTTCTATATTTAGCTACATTCCACGTTCTTAATGGCAGGTCATCATACGGGTTTAGATATATCAGAGATTAATTTTTGCCCTCACCAAAACATATTGCGTCATAAAATTCATATTATAAATATATAGCCACAACATATGGCAAAATACAATAAACAAATCCATGGTGAtaaacaaaaaattcgataaaaaATATAGTCTGTGTACAAGTGTGTAGAGATAAGTCCACTTTTATTATCTAGATTACTAACTCCCTACTTAAGGCACTTGAGAATTTGTCGTATATCATACGGGATGTTCTCTTCAGCTTCATTCGTATGATAGTCGagcaaatatatcaaaaaattctttCTCAGCTCATAACCATCCTGCATGAGCAGTGTACCTCATTAGCATGCAATTAtgcttcattttttttattaataaTATGTGCTATAGGACACTCACCGTGCAAATTGGACGAACAAATTTGTTACCATACCATGAGAGCATAAAATGAAAAACAAAATAACCAGATTCGTACCTGTAAATGAATACACTATCATTGTTTTGGGAGTTAATGACAATGAATATAAAATGTGCATGGTGACTTTTATAGTAACTTTTACCGGTCTAGGCTCGTTGGAACATCAATTGCTGATTTACGTGGCCAGAAAAAAATATCGGACTTCCAACCTGGTTGTGCTAATTCGAGTGCATCATTCAGGTAGAATGAAACCCTTTGAAATTTTAGTGCATATCTCTCCGAGGATAAGGACGGAAAAAGAGGATCCATAATAGATACTTGACAAGCATGTTTGTTGATCGCGAACAAGATGTAGTGGCCAAGGGATCTATAAGGAAGCAAAATCTACGAGCAAcactcattaagaataaacatttATCACAACAACCATATAAAATAGACCAAACTTACCAAATTGCATGACGAGATGTTGCGTTCTATCTCAGTCCAGCTACGAAGCAATGTTGCTAGCGCCTGAATATCTGGTTGTACCCGTGAATCTAGATTTCGTGCGGACGCAAGAGCGGCCTCGGTCACAGCCGTCTGGGTGAAAAATGGTTTAGAAACATGGTGGTGACAATGATATTATTATTCTATAATTGGGGTAACTCACAGAAAATTGTAGGTCCATATAGCGCACCGGAGGATCTACCGCCAGTAAGGCCTTGTCACATGCAAGTATACGTATAGCCATGTTGAAACAATCAACGTTCAGGGGCTAGTCCCTGCAGAGTATACCTTGAATTCTTCTAAGACTTAATCCTATCGGATGGGGTTTAGAGCTTCGCACCCACTCCTTCCTGCAGGTAACAAATATAATAATTGTAACATTGTAATAGTTTATATTGAAACTTTATATTTCTTAGACATGCTGCTTACTCCAACGAATCA
This window encodes:
- the LOC123424963 gene encoding proline-rich receptor-like protein kinase PERK4 yields the protein MGTFGYLAPEYASSGKLTEKSDVFSYSIMLLELLTGRRPADRASYGAEDCLMDWARPALSRALADGDYDKLVDERLDGDYNKTEAARVVACAAACIRHAARRRPKMSQVVKALQGEVSLETLNDGPRDGTLSSVGCMPVSDYGWSGSSSTYTVQTERIRKVALPSPEYSTEYPSPSPGFDHPSPPSSLDTNVSSSAEHVPVTNHRHRGYRQV